One Corynebacterium yudongzhengii DNA window includes the following coding sequences:
- the malQ gene encoding 4-alpha-glucanotransferase, whose product MTNQETLKELAADYGIATSYTSSAGERITASDRTLVTLLKAMGAALSDDPTDHELTAALNERRIQRATRPLPQSVVAVENTEAAFIVHVHDGAPANVWIELEDGGTREVYQDENWNPPFHHDGIDWGEASFHTPPDLPRGYHRLHLESEGCTAETALIITPQRLDSTDTYLEDRRFGVMAQLYSVRSEASWGIGDFHDLGELAALLHREIGADFLLINPLHAAEPVPPVENSPYLPTSRRFTNPIYLRIEDVEELGNLDSDTRAEIAELGASLAETNRSAEAIDRNPIYAAKLDVLREMFHFGLTEQHRAAFRDYCENEGSGLRDFGLWCAARENEQLTGSGRHAIAEDLDELAEFHMWLQFLCDEQLAAAQKRAVDAGMAIGIVTDLAVGVHPGGADAATMGEWMAPEASVGAPPDPYNQQGQDWSQPPFDPEALAEAGYQPWREMMSTVLRHSGGIRVDHILGLFRLFWMPRMQPPSTGTYVQYHHDAMVGVLALEAERAGAVVIGEDLGTFEPWVQDVLADRGVLGTSVLWFESSPTGDGPRRPADYRRLALSSVGTHDLPPTAGYLEGEHIRLRERLGLLETDAATEERQDLDWQAEILDAVSELGFFAGTPLDGQRFAGRGRDERGSTADLLVGLHRWIAATPSALTVTNLVDLVGDVRVQNQPGTNAEQYPNWCIPLCTGDGTPVVIEDLPDIELFHRVGDASRRS is encoded by the coding sequence GTGACTAACCAGGAGACCCTCAAAGAACTCGCCGCGGACTACGGGATCGCCACGTCCTATACATCCAGCGCCGGCGAGCGCATCACCGCCTCGGACCGCACCCTGGTCACCCTGCTGAAGGCCATGGGCGCCGCGCTTTCCGACGACCCCACCGACCACGAACTCACCGCCGCCTTGAACGAGCGGCGCATCCAGCGGGCCACTCGCCCGCTGCCCCAGTCGGTCGTGGCCGTCGAAAACACCGAGGCCGCTTTCATCGTCCATGTGCACGACGGCGCGCCCGCCAACGTCTGGATCGAACTCGAAGACGGCGGCACCCGCGAGGTCTACCAGGACGAAAACTGGAATCCCCCGTTCCACCACGACGGCATCGACTGGGGCGAGGCCAGCTTCCACACCCCACCTGACCTGCCGCGGGGCTATCACCGCCTGCACCTGGAATCCGAGGGGTGCACGGCGGAGACGGCGCTGATCATCACCCCGCAGCGCCTCGATTCCACCGACACCTACCTCGAGGACCGCCGCTTCGGCGTCATGGCACAGCTCTACTCTGTGCGCAGCGAAGCCTCCTGGGGCATCGGTGACTTCCACGACCTAGGCGAGCTCGCCGCGTTACTGCACCGCGAGATCGGGGCGGACTTTTTGCTCATCAACCCGCTGCACGCGGCCGAACCCGTCCCGCCGGTGGAAAACTCGCCGTATCTGCCCACCTCGCGGCGCTTCACCAACCCCATCTACCTGCGCATCGAGGACGTCGAGGAGCTAGGAAACCTCGATTCCGACACCCGCGCCGAAATCGCCGAGCTCGGCGCCTCGCTGGCTGAGACGAACCGCTCCGCCGAGGCGATCGATCGCAACCCGATCTACGCCGCCAAGCTCGACGTGCTGCGCGAGATGTTCCACTTCGGCCTCACTGAACAGCACCGCGCCGCCTTCCGCGACTACTGCGAGAACGAAGGTTCCGGCCTGCGCGACTTCGGCCTCTGGTGCGCCGCCCGCGAAAACGAACAGCTCACCGGCAGCGGCAGGCATGCCATCGCCGAGGATCTCGACGAGCTCGCAGAGTTCCACATGTGGCTGCAATTCCTTTGCGACGAACAACTCGCCGCCGCCCAGAAGCGCGCCGTGGATGCCGGCATGGCGATCGGCATCGTCACCGACTTGGCCGTCGGCGTGCACCCCGGCGGCGCGGACGCCGCCACCATGGGCGAGTGGATGGCCCCGGAGGCTTCCGTCGGGGCGCCGCCGGATCCCTACAACCAGCAGGGCCAGGACTGGTCGCAGCCGCCTTTCGACCCCGAAGCCCTCGCCGAAGCCGGCTACCAGCCTTGGCGCGAGATGATGTCCACCGTGCTGCGCCACTCTGGTGGCATCCGCGTCGACCACATCCTCGGGCTCTTCCGTCTCTTCTGGATGCCCCGCATGCAGCCGCCCAGTACCGGCACCTACGTCCAGTACCACCACGACGCCATGGTCGGCGTGCTCGCGCTCGAGGCCGAGCGGGCCGGCGCCGTCGTCATCGGCGAGGACCTCGGTACCTTCGAGCCCTGGGTCCAGGACGTACTCGCCGACCGCGGTGTCCTCGGCACCTCCGTGCTCTGGTTCGAGTCCTCCCCCACCGGCGACGGACCCCGCCGCCCGGCGGACTACCGTCGGCTGGCATTGTCGTCCGTCGGCACGCATGATCTGCCCCCGACCGCCGGCTACCTCGAAGGCGAACACATCCGGCTGCGCGAACGCCTCGGGCTTCTCGAAACCGACGCCGCCACCGAAGAACGCCAAGACCTCGACTGGCAGGCCGAGATCCTCGACGCCGTCTCCGAGCTCGGCTTCTTCGCCGGCACGCCCCTCGACGGCCAGCGCTTTGCCGGCCGCGGACGCGACGAGCGCGGCTCCACCGCTGACCTGCTTGTCGGCCTGCACCGCTGGATCGCGGCGACGCCCTCGGCGCTCACCGTCACCAACCTCGTCGACCTCGTCGGCGACGTCCGCGTCCAGAACCAGCCCGGCACCAACGCCGAGCAGTACCCCAACTGGTGCATCCCGCTGTGCACCGGCGACGGCACCCCAGTGGTCATCGAGGACCTGCCGGACATCGAGCTTTTCCACCGCGTCGGCGACGCTTCGCGGCGTTCTTAG
- a CDS encoding AMP-dependent synthetase/ligase codes for MPITVEDYQGAPAYFAPARFELAEDENCLSAIRALAKASPHLVLFNRPANYEWINVTAREFVEEVDEVARGLVAQGVKPGDRVILISGTRYEWTLMDFAIWAAGGVVVPIYPSSSASQVQWIVEDSGAVLAVTETREHTDLLEHLVLQSDGTPQLSGSPSQLRRVFEINSAGVDTLRFEGRGVEEEEITRRGENLRQDDIASINYTSGTTGKPKGCMLTHYNWIFEVRAILNDGIGALGRPGTRIVTYLPLAHVLSRAVSLAVAIAGCTQAHWSDTSTLTTALERFRPQLVLGVPRVYEKVRAGAYRKAADGGPIKEALFKRAEATAIEYSKALDNPDGPSKLLQARHRVYDRLVYKKLRAVFGGQVEVAITGGSAMSSEVSHFFRGLGVPVYEGYGLTETTAACAIGFEHQVVGSVGQPMNGFGARINDAGEICITGGGVFTGYWNNEKATSEELIDGWFTTGDLGEISETGHIKITGRKKDLIVTAGGKNISPGPMEEIIREHPLVSQALMVGDGKPFPAVLVTLDEEQLTRWKLDRNIPASRSIAELATDRALQGEIQDAINLANSTVSRAEQIKKFRILDRDLTEEDNELTPTMKVKRNVVFERFAEDIDKIYTR; via the coding sequence GTGCCGATTACCGTCGAGGACTACCAGGGCGCGCCCGCCTACTTCGCGCCCGCCCGCTTTGAACTTGCCGAAGATGAGAACTGCCTGTCCGCGATTCGGGCGTTGGCGAAGGCGAGCCCGCATCTGGTGCTCTTCAACCGCCCGGCGAACTACGAGTGGATCAACGTCACCGCGCGTGAGTTCGTCGAGGAGGTCGACGAGGTCGCGCGCGGGCTCGTCGCCCAGGGCGTCAAGCCGGGCGATCGCGTGATCCTCATCTCGGGCACGCGCTACGAGTGGACGCTGATGGACTTCGCCATCTGGGCGGCCGGCGGCGTGGTGGTGCCGATCTACCCGTCGTCGTCAGCCTCCCAGGTCCAGTGGATCGTCGAGGATTCCGGCGCGGTGCTCGCCGTCACCGAGACCCGTGAGCACACCGACCTCCTCGAGCACTTGGTGCTGCAATCCGACGGCACCCCGCAGCTGTCGGGCTCGCCCTCGCAGCTGCGCCGCGTGTTTGAGATCAACTCCGCGGGCGTCGACACCTTGCGCTTCGAGGGCCGCGGCGTCGAGGAAGAGGAGATCACCCGCCGGGGCGAGAACCTGCGCCAGGACGACATCGCGTCGATCAACTACACCTCGGGGACCACGGGCAAGCCGAAGGGCTGCATGCTCACGCATTACAACTGGATCTTCGAGGTCCGCGCGATCCTCAACGACGGCATCGGCGCCCTCGGCCGCCCCGGCACCCGCATCGTGACCTACCTGCCGCTGGCGCACGTGCTCTCGCGCGCGGTCTCGCTGGCGGTCGCGATCGCGGGCTGCACCCAGGCGCATTGGTCGGACACGTCGACTCTGACCACCGCCCTGGAGCGTTTCCGCCCGCAGCTGGTGCTGGGCGTGCCGCGCGTCTACGAGAAGGTCCGCGCCGGCGCCTACCGCAAGGCCGCTGACGGCGGCCCGATCAAGGAGGCCCTGTTCAAGCGCGCCGAGGCCACCGCGATCGAGTACTCCAAGGCCTTGGATAACCCGGATGGCCCGTCGAAGCTGCTGCAGGCCCGCCACCGGGTTTACGACAGGCTGGTCTACAAGAAGCTGCGCGCCGTTTTCGGCGGCCAGGTCGAGGTCGCCATCACCGGCGGCTCGGCGATGAGCTCCGAGGTCAGCCACTTCTTCCGCGGCCTCGGCGTGCCCGTCTACGAGGGTTACGGCCTCACCGAGACCACGGCGGCGTGCGCGATCGGCTTCGAGCACCAGGTGGTTGGCAGCGTCGGCCAGCCGATGAACGGCTTCGGCGCCCGCATCAACGACGCCGGCGAGATCTGCATCACCGGAGGCGGCGTCTTCACGGGGTACTGGAACAACGAGAAGGCGACGTCCGAGGAGCTTATCGACGGCTGGTTCACCACCGGCGACCTCGGAGAAATCTCGGAAACCGGTCACATCAAGATCACGGGCCGGAAGAAGGACTTGATCGTCACCGCCGGTGGCAAGAACATCTCCCCGGGCCCGATGGAGGAGATCATCCGCGAGCACCCGCTCGTCTCCCAGGCGCTCATGGTCGGCGACGGCAAGCCCTTCCCGGCCGTTTTGGTCACGCTCGACGAGGAGCAGCTGACCCGCTGGAAGCTGGATCGCAACATTCCGGCGTCGCGTTCGATCGCGGAGCTGGCCACCGACCGTGCCCTGCAGGGTGAGATCCAGGATGCGATCAACCTGGCGAACTCGACGGTCTCGCGCGCGGAGCAGATCAAGAAGTTCCGGATCTTGGACCGCGACCTCACCGAGGAGGACAACGAGCTGACCCCGACCATGAAGGTCAAGCGCAATGTTGTCTTCGAGCGTTTCGCTGAGGATATCGACAAGATTTACACCCGCTAA
- a CDS encoding CNNM domain-containing protein has translation MTQWYVALPLTILIIVASAFFVVIEFSMLSARRHRLEEEAETSRTARAGLRSLNELTVMLAAAQLGITAATFALGAITKPWVHELLQPLLIATGLGDGLSYTISFILSLFVVTFLHLVVGEMAPKSWAIAHPEKALQLIALPARGLATAFRPLLLWINHVANKLVQKAGETPVDRAAAKGYDTEMLHHLVLHSAESGTLDKDSAENLEGVIALESENIGHAVAEYGSPARLLDADATVADVQEAARQDSQLRILLTDPNSPIPNIVAIRDTTMADPDEPASTYAHSPQRTYASTSIQDVLDIMRETQEQLVVVLHDDDTPLGTITWDDIMNQLWPEIEDRLDKAKN, from the coding sequence ATGACCCAGTGGTATGTAGCTTTGCCCCTGACGATTCTCATCATCGTCGCCTCCGCGTTCTTCGTGGTGATCGAGTTCTCGATGCTCTCGGCACGCCGCCACCGCCTCGAGGAGGAGGCGGAGACCTCGCGCACCGCCCGCGCGGGCCTGCGCAGCCTCAACGAGCTGACGGTCATGCTGGCCGCCGCCCAGCTGGGCATTACGGCGGCGACGTTCGCGCTCGGTGCGATCACGAAGCCGTGGGTGCACGAGCTCTTGCAGCCGCTTCTTATCGCCACCGGCCTGGGCGACGGTCTCTCCTACACGATCTCGTTCATCCTGTCGCTGTTCGTCGTTACCTTTTTGCACCTGGTGGTCGGAGAGATGGCGCCGAAGTCCTGGGCGATCGCGCACCCAGAAAAGGCGCTGCAGCTCATCGCGCTGCCGGCGCGCGGGCTGGCGACGGCCTTCCGCCCCCTCCTGCTCTGGATCAACCACGTGGCGAACAAGCTCGTGCAAAAGGCCGGCGAAACCCCGGTCGACCGGGCCGCGGCGAAGGGCTACGACACCGAGATGCTCCACCACCTGGTGCTGCACTCGGCGGAAAGCGGCACGCTCGATAAGGATTCGGCGGAAAACCTCGAGGGCGTGATCGCCCTGGAATCGGAGAACATCGGCCACGCGGTGGCGGAGTACGGCTCCCCGGCAAGGCTTCTCGACGCCGACGCCACCGTCGCCGACGTCCAGGAAGCCGCCCGCCAGGACTCGCAGCTGCGCATCCTGCTCACCGACCCGAACTCGCCGATCCCCAACATCGTCGCGATCCGCGATACCACGATGGCAGATCCCGACGAGCCCGCCTCCACCTACGCCCACTCACCGCAGCGCACGTACGCCTCGACGTCGATTCAGGACGTGCTCGACATCATGCGCGAAACCCAGGAGCAGCTGGTCGTGGTGTTGCATGACGACGACACCCCGCTCGGCACCATCACCTGGGATGACATTATGAACCAGCTGTGGCCGGAGATCGAGGATCGCCTCGATAAGGCGAAGAACTAG
- a CDS encoding hemolysin family protein translates to MLSALGLLVLGIVVILLIIAWNGFHVAQEFAYMSVDRQELRTLASKGDGRAQSALQVTQRTSFMLSGAQLGITVTGLLAGFVAEPLIGNAIGDIFGDFGVPVGVAIGIGTVVALMITTVVQMIFGELFPKNYTIAAPMKSALALARPTNVYLTLFGWLIRFFDWSSNSLLRLLHIEPVDDVDSTASREDLEHVLDSSRESGELDDRTYLVLDRMLEFPEQDVDHAMIPRSRVDVLTPETTIAEARAEMYQSHTRFPIIDDEHEPIGVAHVLDVLDPSLDPEMPVTQVMRDPVIVHELMALPDAVAAIRAEDDKIACVIDEYGGFVGVITLEDLGEEVLGDISDEHEETDTEEIEARGEDIWIADGDTPVDEVIRAVGYELPEGDYETLSGLLLSKHGGLIEAGETVVVDLEALPDDYIEDADDLPERSLRAEVLEVERNVPSEIRLKLVDPEADHHEITHEHTEEGGSTSHTRIRENKRLRKDAENGEEN, encoded by the coding sequence ATGCTGAGCGCGCTGGGTCTGCTGGTACTCGGCATCGTGGTCATTCTGCTGATCATCGCGTGGAATGGCTTCCATGTCGCGCAGGAGTTCGCCTACATGTCGGTGGATCGTCAGGAGCTGCGGACGTTGGCGTCGAAAGGCGACGGCCGCGCGCAGTCGGCGCTGCAGGTCACGCAGCGCACGTCGTTCATGCTCTCGGGCGCGCAGCTCGGCATCACCGTCACCGGCCTGCTCGCCGGCTTCGTGGCCGAGCCTTTGATCGGTAACGCCATCGGCGACATCTTCGGCGATTTCGGGGTGCCGGTGGGCGTGGCGATCGGCATCGGCACGGTGGTCGCGCTGATGATCACCACGGTGGTGCAGATGATCTTCGGTGAGCTCTTCCCGAAGAACTACACCATCGCCGCGCCGATGAAATCCGCGCTCGCCCTCGCCCGGCCGACCAACGTGTACCTTACGCTGTTCGGCTGGCTGATTCGCTTCTTCGACTGGTCGTCGAACTCCCTGTTGCGCCTGCTGCACATCGAGCCGGTCGACGACGTGGACTCCACCGCCTCGCGCGAAGATTTGGAGCACGTGCTCGACAGCTCACGCGAATCCGGCGAACTCGACGACCGCACCTACCTCGTGCTCGACCGCATGCTCGAGTTCCCGGAGCAGGACGTCGATCACGCCATGATCCCCCGCTCGCGCGTGGACGTGCTCACGCCCGAGACGACCATCGCCGAGGCGCGGGCGGAGATGTATCAGTCGCACACCCGCTTCCCCATCATCGACGACGAACACGAGCCCATCGGCGTCGCGCACGTGCTCGACGTGCTCGATCCCTCGCTCGATCCGGAGATGCCGGTCACGCAGGTCATGCGCGATCCGGTGATCGTCCACGAGCTCATGGCGCTGCCCGACGCAGTCGCCGCCATCCGCGCCGAGGACGACAAGATCGCCTGCGTGATCGATGAGTACGGCGGGTTCGTCGGCGTGATCACCCTCGAGGACTTGGGCGAGGAGGTGCTCGGCGACATCTCCGACGAGCATGAGGAGACCGACACCGAGGAGATCGAAGCGCGCGGCGAGGACATCTGGATCGCCGACGGCGATACGCCGGTCGACGAAGTCATCCGCGCCGTCGGCTACGAGCTGCCCGAGGGCGACTACGAAACGCTTTCCGGCCTGCTGCTCTCCAAGCACGGCGGGCTCATCGAAGCCGGCGAGACCGTCGTCGTCGACCTCGAGGCGCTGCCCGATGACTACATCGAGGACGCCGACGACCTCCCGGAGCGTTCCTTGCGCGCCGAGGTCCTGGAGGTCGAGCGCAACGTGCCCAGCGAGATCCGCCTGAAGCTCGTCGACCCAGAGGCCGATCACCACGAGATCACCCACGAGCACACCGAGGAAGGCGGGTCGACCTCCCATACCCGTATCCGCGAAAACAAGCGCCTGCGCAAGGACGCTGAGAATGGGGAGGAGAACTAA